The region TTGAACCTCCAGACAAATGAATCCTTCAATCCACAGCTTGCGAGACTCCCAGACAGCATCTTCGATCCCGTAATTCCCCTGCATGGGAGCTGTCATGACAACGATTTGAGAAAAATAAGAAGGGTCCGTCGCAATTTCCTCGTATCCAGAGTGAGATGTATTAAAGACGACTTCACCTGCACGATTTTCTCCACCGTGCCAAGCCCCCTGATATGTTTCGCCCGTTTCTAAAACAAGCCATCCCTTCATAATCCCCCCAATACTTCCAGCAAAATCGCCTGACGGATCAAAACGCCATTGCTGACCTGATCCAAAACACGACAACGAGGATCTTTCTGCAAAACTTCCGTATCCATTTCAGTCCCTTGATTGATAGGGCCTGGATGCATGATCAAAGATTTCTCAGAAAGATCTTTTAAATTCTGAACTGTAAAACCAAAATTCTGACGGTAATCTGCAAGCGAGTACTGCGTTTGGTGACGTTCTAGCTGCACTCGCAATGTCATTGCGACCGTCGCCCACTGCAAACCTTCCGACAACGAACCAAAAGCCTTGACGTCGGAACGTTCCGGCAAAAAGCCCGCGGGTCCGCAAAAGGCCACATCATAATTGAGTTTTTTGGCGAGCTCGATGTGCGAAGCTGCGACTCTGCTGTGACGAGCATCTCCCACGATCAAAACTTTCTGTCCCTCAACTTTACCGAGATGTTTACGAATCGTATATGCATCCAATAGTGCTTGGGTCGGATGACCTTTTTTACCCCAGCCCGCATTGATCACCGGCATGTTTATTTTTTGAGAAATGTCGTTGAAATCCAACTCATCTCCAGAACGAATGATCACAAAGGCTGGTTTCATCGCGGCTACATTAAGGACCGTGTCTTCTAATGTTTCGCCTTTTTCCAAGCTGCTGCCAGATTTCCCGTCGAGCAACAGGGGATGAACACCCAACTGTGCACATGCAGTTTCAAAGCTCATTCGTGTGCGAGTGCTGGCTTCGAAAAATAAAAGGGCTCCGGTTTTGCCGAAGCCCTTAGAAGGTAAAAATGGATTCAATGCCAACTGATCTGCCGTTGAAAAAAGACGGGCGATTTTTTCTTTTTCAAGGCTAACTAAATCAAGAATGGAATGCTGAGTTCTAGATGACATCTAGAAGAACAGCCTAGAAGTCCGCGGGTTTTATGTCAATGAACGGTGGAAAAAACTCTTTTCCAACGCACTGTAGGATAGCGGTCTCCGCCCCATTTTTCCTGCCAATCCAATGACAACCAAATCAAAACGACCTTGCCGACAATTTGCGATGTCGGAACTGTGCCCCAATAGCGCGAGTCGTCACTCGCATCACGGTTATCTCCTAGAATAAAGACTTCATCGGGCGGAACGACGATCGGTCCGAAATCCTTATTTTCCCGCTGCTTTTGAAAAATCACTTTCCAAGAGGAGTCTTGAAACTTTTCTTGGAAAATTTCGAACATGTCTGAATTTGGATTATCGCCAGTATCAACAGTCACTTTTTCATAGTGAAGGGCCTCATCATTCAAAACAATCCGACCATCTTTGATTTGGATTTTATCTCCAGGTAAGCCGATCACGCGTTTCACGTAAGAAATGCCTGGCTGATTGCTATAGTTAAAAACGATCAGGTCACCGCGCTCTGGAGATGTGACGTCCCATTTTCTATCTGTGAATGGTAACTGAATACCGTAAGAGAGCCTGGAAGAAAAAATAAAATCGCCAGGTTTTAGGGTTGGCTGCATTGAGCCCGTTGGCACTTTATAAGCCGTGATCAAATAGCTGCGCACGAACAGCGCAAAAAAAACCGCGATCACCAAAGTTGTTAAGTATTCTCGCCAACGAGTCATAAAAAAATGTTAACCAACTTTTGGGATCGCGGATAGCTTTTTTGAGAAAGCGACAATTACTAGTAATCGTATTCGTTGATCGGAGACGGATCTTTATTTTCCATATAGATGACAGCGCGAGTATTGTTCAATGACGGATGAAGAATCGTTACAGAGCAACCACTGTTTTCATTGCCTGGAGTCCAAACAACTTGGATTTCGTAAGCTTGCGTGAATTCTTTTTTTGCGGAATCGTAAGCGCTCTCCAACAAGATTGTTTTGATAACCTTACATTGGAAACCACCTGCTTGAGTCTCAACAACAGCATTAGGAACAACTGTCGTGCTGCTGTTAACAACAACACGCAAAGCGATAACTCCGTCTTGGTTAGAAGCTGCAACGGCTTCTACGTCGGTTCTTTTATCTTGAAGGTTTGTGTAGTTATTGCTGTACGCGAATGTGCTTAAGGACGTTAAAAGTGTGACTACGAAAGTAAGCAATTTCATTGATATCTCCTTGGATTTACTAATTGATGGAGTAGGGATATCACAGCCGTCACCCACCCTCTAATGCATTGCATTAGCAGTGTAAAATGAACCCGGCTTTTATCATTTGTGAATGAACTAAATAGCTGAAATTAATGGAGGGTTTTAAACAAGCGAGACCAGCGCATTTGGGCCGGATCACACATAAATGTCATGGTCGGAAGTGTATTCTCGCAGGAAAGCCAAATCGCCCACGCGCGGCCCACGATATAATCCTTCTTCACAAATCCCCAGACCCGAGAATCACTTGATTGATCACGGTTGTCGCCCATAAAGAAGAAATGCCCTTCAGGGACTTTAAAGACCTGAGGGCTGACATCCTCATCAAACTTGTAATCCATGAAACGAATCGCATGAGTGTTCTTATCCATCGTTTCTTCAAAGTATGAAAAACCTTTTTCGTTCTTATCGTCATCAAACTGCACCAACGGAATTTCACTTCCATTGATTGAGATGCGTCCTGCTTTCACCGATACTTCATCCCCGGGCAGGCCAATCAAACGCTTGATATAATAGACATCAGGATTTTCGGGATATTTAAAAACAATGATCTGCCCGCGCTCGGGTGACGACCATTGAAACATCCATTTATCTCTAAAGGGAAGATGCAAGCCATAGGCAAATTTTTTAACCAAGATATGGTCGTGCACCAAAAGGTTCGGAATCATACTTCCAGAAGGGATCACAAAGGGCTCAAACAAAGCCCAGCGTACTCCCATCACCAGCAGAATAGGAAAAAGGAACGTTAGAATCGCTTGATTCCACGTTCCCTTTAGGTTTTTTTCCACTGGCTGTTTTGAATTCATCTATTAATTTACTTGATGGAAAAAGCGAGTCCAACGAATCGTCAAAGGATTGCAAAGCATCGGAAGCGCCGGAATAGTTTCTTCACAAGAAAGCCATACGAACATCGCACGACCCAAAATATTTTGCTTAGGCAGGAAGCTCCAAACACGGCTATCCATCGAGTTCATACGGTTATCACCCATCACGAATAAGTGATCTTCAGGAACAACGACTGGACCGAAAGTTTCGTAGAAGTCCCCTTTACGAAGAAGGATCGCATGATCCTTACCTTCCGTAGCACCTTTACCTGGTGGCAAAGCCTCCGTGAATTCAACGTAATTTGATTTTGCATCGTTGACGTTACCATCACGAGTGAAGTCCGCGTCACGCAACCAATTGAACTCGTCCTGGTTTGCAGGAACTTTCTTTTCGACCGGTTTATCATTCACGTACAAAGTTCCATTTTCATAATAGATTTTATCGCCAGGTTCCCCCACGATACGCTTGATAAAGAAAGTGCTCATGTCACGTGGATATTTAAAGACGATGACTTCGCCACGTTTTGGTTCGTTGAACTTCACCATCCAGTTTTCGCTGAAGGGAACGCGCAATCCGTAAGTCAATTTGTTCACGAAGATATGATCATGGATCAACAAGCTTGGCAGCATGGAACCCGATGGAATCACATACGCTTCAACAAAGCCCCAGCGAATGAAAAGAGCAATGAATACAGCAAGAAAAAGAGAACCCCATCCCTCAGTCCAAAAATGCTTTGTTCTCCAGTCCCAAGGAACCGGTTTGTTGTCTTGTTGTTTTGACATGATGCTTAGTCCTCAACTTTCAAGATGGCCAGGAATGCTTCTTGAGGGACGTCGACAGAGCCGACTGCCTTCATGCGTTTCTTACCTTCTTTTTGTTTCTCTAAAAGCTTACGTTTACGAGAGATGTCACCACCATAACATTTGGCAGTAACGTCTTTTCTGATCGCACCTTGAGTTTCACGTGCGATGATTTTTGAACCGATCGCCGCTTGAATATTAATTTGGAACTGCTGGCGTGGGATCAGCTCTTTCATTTTTTCTGTCAGCTTACGACCCCGAGTTACGGCTTTTGATCTGTGAACGATTAACGACAAGGCATCAATCGGCTCAGAGTTGATCAAGATATCCAATTTAACTAAGTCAGATTCTTCGAAGCCAATAAATTCATATTCCAAAGACGCGTAACCTTTAGAAATAGATTTAAGACGGTCATAGAAATCCATCACCATTTCATTCATCGGCAGTTTGTATTCGATGATGACTTTCTTTTCGTTTACATACTCCATTTTCAGCTGAGCACCACGCTTGTCTTCACAAAGCTTCAGGATACCGCCGATGTATTCAGTCGGAGTGTGCAACGTGACCTTCACGTAAGGCTCTTCGAATTTTGCAATTTTAGATTCATCTGGCATGCCTGATGGATTTTCCAACATCATGACTGTGCCGTCGGTCTGGGTGATTTGATAAACAACCGTTGGAGCTGTGGTAATTAAATCAAGATTGAATTCGCGCTCTAAACGCTCTTGCACAATCTCCATATGAAGCAGGCCCAAGAATCCACAACGGTAACCGAAACCCAAGGCTGCTGATTTCTCAACTTCGTATGACAGCGAAGAGTCATTCAAGCAAAGCTTGTCCAAAGCATCTTTCAAACTTTCATACTCTGAAGCAACGACCGGGAAGATACCGGCAAATACCATCGGCTTAATTCTTTGGAAACCAGCCAACGGCTCTGCCGCTGGATGTTTCGCTGCCGTTACAGTATCGCCCACTTTAACGTCGCGAATATCTTTGATACCGCAGATGATAAAGCCCACTTCACCCGCTTCCAAAGTTTCCTGAGGCGCTGGGAATGGTTTGTATTTACCCATGCGCAAAACTTCGTAATCACGGTCCGTCGCCATGAACTTAATTTTGTCGCCTTTTTTAATTGTACCGTCCACCATTCGAACCAGGACGACAACGCCTTGATATGCATCGAACCACGAGTCAAAGATCAACCCGCGCGGAGTGAGCGTGCGATCTGCTTTTGGTGGCGGAACCTTTTCAACGATGGCTTCAAGAATATCCGTAATACCGATTTTCTCTTTGGCAGAAGCGTGAATGATACCTGTTGTATCCAAACCAACGGTGTCTTCGATTTGTCTGGCAACACCTTCTGGGTCGGCAGACGGCAAATCGATTTTGTTCAAGACAGGAATGATCTCAAGATTATTTTCCATCGCAAGATAAACGTTTGCGAGAGTTTGCGCTTCCACGCCTTGAGCAGCATCAACAACCAAAATCGCGCCTTCACAGGCTGCCAAAGAGCGAGATACTTCGTAAGAGAAGTCCACGTGCCCCGGTGTATCGATCAAGTTGATCTGATAGTCGTTTCCATCTTTCGATTTGAAATCTAGACACACAGTCTGAGCTTTGATTGTGATCCCACGCTCACGCTCAAGTTCCATGTTGTCCAAGAACTGTTCTTTCTTTTCACGATCGGAAAGAGAACCAGTTACGGAAAGAAGACCATCTGCCAAAGTTGATTTGCCGTGGTCGATATGAGCGATAATTGCAAAGTTACGTATATACTTAGGATCCATTCGCGCCATTATATAAAAGAAGCGCCGAGTTGCTAGAGACAACTCGGCGCAATGATTAATAAATTTGAAAATTCAGCAGACTAAGAAAGTGCCTTTACAGCGCTTTTTAGTTCTTCGATCTTATTTAGTTTCTCCCATGTGAAACCTTCTTCAGTACGACCGAAGTGGCCATAAGCCGCTGTATTCGAGTAGATTGGTCTCAAAAGGTCCAAATCCTTCGTAATGCGAGCTGGACGCAGGTCAAAGACCTGGCGAACTGCTTTTTCAAGCACTTCAGAACCAACTTTGCTTGTACCGAAGTCATTTACAGTAATGGAAACCGGTTCAGCAACACCGATCGCGTAAGCTACTTGAAGCAAGCAGCGGTCTGCCAAGCCTGCACCAACGATGTTCTTAGCGATGTGACGAGCTGCGTAAGCTGCAGAACGATCCACTTTAGAAGGATCTTTACCAGAGAATGCGCCGCCACCATGTGCACCGTGACCACCGTAAGTGTCCACGATGATTTTACGACCCGTCAAACCAGCATCCCCCATAGGGCCACCCGTTACAAAACGGCCTGTCGGGTTGATGAAGAATTTTGTTTTAGAGTCGATCCACTGAGCTGGGATTGATTTTTTGATCAACTCTTCAGTGATGAATTCTTTGATTGTTGCATTCGAAACAGAGTCCGCGTGTTGAGTGGAAATAACAACGGCGTCGATGCGTTTCGCAAGGCCGTTTTCATACTGAACAGTCACCTGAGATTTTGCATCAGGGCGCAACCAGTCCACCTTGTTGGCTTTACGAATCGTCGCCAAATCTTTCACAAGTTTGTGAGACATCGCGATTGAAAGAGGCATCAACTCAGGAGTTTCATTGACTGCGTAACCGAACATCAAACCTTGGTCGCCGGCGCCTTGGTCGTCAGACAAAG is a window of Bdellovibrio sp. SKB1291214 DNA encoding:
- a CDS encoding aspartate carbamoyltransferase catalytic subunit, producing the protein MSSRTQHSILDLVSLEKEKIARLFSTADQLALNPFLPSKGFGKTGALLFFEASTRTRMSFETACAQLGVHPLLLDGKSGSSLEKGETLEDTVLNVAAMKPAFVIIRSGDELDFNDISQKINMPVINAGWGKKGHPTQALLDAYTIRKHLGKVEGQKVLIVGDARHSRVAASHIELAKKLNYDVAFCGPAGFLPERSDVKAFGSLSEGLQWATVAMTLRVQLERHQTQYSLADYRQNFGFTVQNLKDLSEKSLIMHPGPINQGTEMDTEVLQKDPRCRVLDQVSNGVLIRQAILLEVLGGL
- the lepB gene encoding signal peptidase I — its product is MTRWREYLTTLVIAVFFALFVRSYLITAYKVPTGSMQPTLKPGDFIFSSRLSYGIQLPFTDRKWDVTSPERGDLIVFNYSNQPGISYVKRVIGLPGDKIQIKDGRIVLNDEALHYEKVTVDTGDNPNSDMFEIFQEKFQDSSWKVIFQKQRENKDFGPIVVPPDEVFILGDNRDASDDSRYWGTVPTSQIVGKVVLIWLSLDWQEKWGGDRYPTVRWKRVFSTVH
- the lepA gene encoding translation elongation factor 4 is translated as MDPKYIRNFAIIAHIDHGKSTLADGLLSVTGSLSDREKKEQFLDNMELERERGITIKAQTVCLDFKSKDGNDYQINLIDTPGHVDFSYEVSRSLAACEGAILVVDAAQGVEAQTLANVYLAMENNLEIIPVLNKIDLPSADPEGVARQIEDTVGLDTTGIIHASAKEKIGITDILEAIVEKVPPPKADRTLTPRGLIFDSWFDAYQGVVVLVRMVDGTIKKGDKIKFMATDRDYEVLRMGKYKPFPAPQETLEAGEVGFIICGIKDIRDVKVGDTVTAAKHPAAEPLAGFQRIKPMVFAGIFPVVASEYESLKDALDKLCLNDSSLSYEVEKSAALGFGYRCGFLGLLHMEIVQERLEREFNLDLITTAPTVVYQITQTDGTVMMLENPSGMPDESKIAKFEEPYVKVTLHTPTEYIGGILKLCEDKRGAQLKMEYVNEKKVIIEYKLPMNEMVMDFYDRLKSISKGYASLEYEFIGFEESDLVKLDILINSEPIDALSLIVHRSKAVTRGRKLTEKMKELIPRQQFQINIQAAIGSKIIARETQGAIRKDVTAKCYGGDISRKRKLLEKQKEGKKRMKAVGSVDVPQEAFLAILKVED
- the metK gene encoding methionine adenosyltransferase, which gives rise to MADQISDGVLDAILAQDPKGRVACETLLTTGLIVVAGEITTSAKVNFSEIARDVVKRIGYDHSDKGFDYKTCAVTVAVGQQSPDIAVGVKETLSDDQGAGDQGLMFGYAVNETPELMPLSIAMSHKLVKDLATIRKANKVDWLRPDAKSQVTVQYENGLAKRIDAVVISTQHADSVSNATIKEFITEELIKKSIPAQWIDSKTKFFINPTGRFVTGGPMGDAGLTGRKIIVDTYGGHGAHGGGAFSGKDPSKVDRSAAYAARHIAKNIVGAGLADRCLLQVAYAIGVAEPVSITVNDFGTSKVGSEVLEKAVRQVFDLRPARITKDLDLLRPIYSNTAAYGHFGRTEEGFTWEKLNKIEELKSAVKALS
- the lepB gene encoding signal peptidase I, encoding MSKQQDNKPVPWDWRTKHFWTEGWGSLFLAVFIALFIRWGFVEAYVIPSGSMLPSLLIHDHIFVNKLTYGLRVPFSENWMVKFNEPKRGEVIVFKYPRDMSTFFIKRIVGEPGDKIYYENGTLYVNDKPVEKKVPANQDEFNWLRDADFTRDGNVNDAKSNYVEFTEALPPGKGATEGKDHAILLRKGDFYETFGPVVVPEDHLFVMGDNRMNSMDSRVWSFLPKQNILGRAMFVWLSCEETIPALPMLCNPLTIRWTRFFHQVN
- the lepB gene encoding signal peptidase I, whose translation is MNSKQPVEKNLKGTWNQAILTFLFPILLVMGVRWALFEPFVIPSGSMIPNLLVHDHILVKKFAYGLHLPFRDKWMFQWSSPERGQIIVFKYPENPDVYYIKRLIGLPGDEVSVKAGRISINGSEIPLVQFDDDKNEKGFSYFEETMDKNTHAIRFMDYKFDEDVSPQVFKVPEGHFFFMGDNRDQSSDSRVWGFVKKDYIVGRAWAIWLSCENTLPTMTFMCDPAQMRWSRLFKTLH